A single genomic interval of Pseudomonas sp. FeN3W harbors:
- a CDS encoding alkaline phosphatase D family protein, producing the protein MTAPDQKRRQLLQGIGAGLALPALGVAPAIIAAPRERPQMLDGVQSGDVTDGRALIWSRGDRPGRLIVEWDTRSRFGNPRRMISSVTDAGQDYTARVDLRGLPADQSIFYRARFEDARSGVLSEPWFGHLRSAPTRPRNIRFVWGGDTCGQGYGINPDFGGMRIYESMRLRRPDFFLHSGDVIYADGPIPAEVTAEDGSVWRNLVTEEKSKVAETLHEFRGNYRYNLLDENLRAFNAEVPQIWQWDDHEVTNNWSPSKVLDDRYQQVRDIDTLVRRARQAYLEYAPMRIARRDKLGRIYRKVSYGPLLDVFVLDMRSYRGPNTHNLQAEQGADTAFLGREQLRWLKRELSASRATWKVIAADMPIGLHVPDGPRWEAIANGNDGEALGRELEIADLLTFIQRARVRNTVWLTADVHYCAAHHYHPNRAAFQRFEPFWEFVAGPLNAGSFGPNPLDGTFGPEVVFQKAAPTPNSSPRAGFQFFGEVEIDAQSGALGVSLRDIDGTLVYSQTLEPWQPA; encoded by the coding sequence ATGACCGCACCGGATCAGAAACGCCGCCAACTGCTGCAGGGCATCGGCGCCGGCCTCGCGCTGCCGGCCCTGGGCGTCGCGCCCGCCATCATCGCCGCGCCGCGCGAGCGCCCGCAGATGCTCGACGGTGTGCAGTCCGGCGACGTGACGGACGGCCGCGCGTTGATCTGGAGCCGCGGCGACCGCCCCGGGCGGCTGATCGTCGAGTGGGACACGCGCAGCCGTTTCGGCAATCCGCGGCGCATGATCTCCTCGGTGACCGATGCCGGTCAGGACTACACCGCCCGCGTCGATCTGCGCGGGCTACCGGCGGATCAGTCGATCTTCTACCGCGCGCGCTTCGAGGATGCTCGCAGCGGCGTGCTCAGCGAGCCCTGGTTCGGCCACCTGCGCAGCGCGCCAACGCGTCCGCGCAACATTCGTTTCGTCTGGGGTGGCGATACCTGCGGCCAGGGCTACGGCATCAACCCGGACTTCGGCGGCATGCGCATCTACGAAAGCATGCGCCTGCGCCGGCCGGACTTCTTCCTGCACAGCGGCGACGTCATCTATGCCGACGGGCCGATCCCCGCCGAAGTGACCGCCGAGGACGGCAGCGTCTGGCGCAACCTGGTCACCGAGGAAAAGAGCAAGGTCGCCGAGACGCTGCACGAGTTTCGCGGCAACTACCGCTACAACCTGCTGGACGAGAACCTGCGAGCCTTCAACGCCGAGGTGCCGCAGATCTGGCAGTGGGACGATCACGAGGTGACCAACAACTGGTCGCCGAGCAAGGTGCTGGACGACCGCTATCAGCAGGTGCGCGACATCGATACCCTGGTCCGCCGCGCACGCCAGGCCTACCTGGAATACGCACCCATGCGCATCGCCCGCCGCGACAAGCTTGGGCGCATCTATCGCAAGGTCAGCTACGGGCCGCTGCTGGATGTGTTCGTGCTGGATATGCGCAGCTATCGCGGGCCCAACACCCACAACCTGCAGGCGGAGCAGGGCGCCGACACGGCGTTTCTCGGCCGCGAGCAGCTGCGCTGGCTCAAGCGCGAGCTGAGCGCCTCGCGCGCAACCTGGAAGGTCATCGCCGCCGACATGCCCATTGGCCTGCATGTGCCCGATGGCCCGCGCTGGGAGGCGATCGCCAATGGCAACGACGGCGAGGCGTTGGGCCGCGAGCTGGAGATCGCCGACCTGCTGACCTTCATCCAGCGCGCGCGGGTGCGCAATACCGTCTGGCTGACGGCGGATGTGCACTACTGCGCGGCGCACCACTATCACCCCAATCGCGCTGCCTTTCAGCGTTTCGAACCGTTCTGGGAGTTCGTCGCCGGCCCGCTGAACGCCGGCAGCTTCGGACCGAATCCGCTGGACGGCACCTTCGGTCCGGAAGTGGTCTTCCAGAAGGCGGCGCCCACGCCGAACAGCTCGCCGCGGGCCGGCTTCCAGTTTTTCGGCGAGGTGGAGATCGACGCGCAGAGCGGTGCGCTGGGCGTGAGTCTGCGCGACATCGACGGCACGCTGGTCTACAGCCAGACGCTTGAGCCCTGGCAGCCGGCCTGA
- the eutC gene encoding ethanolamine ammonia-lyase subunit EutC, translating into MPDRSPTTENPWQHLRQLTPARIALGRAGISLPTDAQLDFQFAHAQARDAVHLPLDCEALAAELKKHELGCLHLRSAASDRQIYLQRPDLGRRLDEASAATLDEHAGDGCDLALVIADGLSALAVQRHGAPMVLKIAEQCQAEGWALGPITLVQQGRVAIADEIGQRLKARMVVILLGERPGLSSPDSLGLYFTWAPQVGRHDAQRNCISNIRPEGLSYNLATHRLLYLMREASRRQLSGVQLKDEAEVPALDGEPRAGNFLLG; encoded by the coding sequence ATGCCCGACCGCTCCCCCACCACCGAAAATCCGTGGCAGCACCTGCGCCAGCTGACCCCGGCACGCATCGCCCTTGGCCGCGCCGGCATCAGCCTGCCCACCGATGCGCAGTTGGATTTCCAGTTCGCCCACGCCCAGGCGCGCGACGCCGTGCATTTGCCGCTGGACTGCGAAGCGCTGGCTGCCGAGCTGAAGAAACATGAACTTGGCTGCCTGCACCTGCGCAGCGCCGCGTCAGACCGGCAGATCTATCTGCAGCGCCCCGACCTCGGTCGACGCCTCGACGAAGCCAGCGCCGCCACGCTCGACGAGCATGCGGGCGACGGCTGCGATCTGGCGCTGGTGATCGCCGACGGCCTCTCCGCACTGGCGGTGCAGCGCCACGGCGCACCGATGGTCTTGAAGATCGCCGAGCAGTGTCAGGCCGAAGGCTGGGCGCTCGGACCGATCACCCTGGTCCAACAGGGCCGCGTGGCGATTGCCGACGAGATCGGCCAGCGGCTCAAAGCTCGGATGGTGGTGATTCTGCTCGGCGAACGCCCAGGCCTCAGCTCGCCGGACAGCCTGGGCCTGTACTTCACCTGGGCGCCGCAGGTCGGCCGGCACGATGCGCAGCGCAACTGCATTTCCAACATTCGCCCCGAGGGTCTGAGCTACAACCTGGCCACGCACCGCCTGCTCTACCTGATGCGCGAAGCCAGCCGCCGGCAGCTCTCCGGCGTACAGCTCAAGGACGAAGCAGAAGTCCCCGCGCTGGATGGTGAACCCCGCGCCGGCAACTTCCTGCTCGGCTGA
- a CDS encoding ethanolamine ammonia-lyase subunit EutB, which translates to MAYSHSVGGTAWRFDDLREVMAKASPARSGDLLAGVAAGSDAERVAAQMCLAAVPLKRFLEEALIPYESDEVTRLIIDSHDAAAFAPVSHLSVGDFRNWLLGEEADEATLRALAPGLTPEMVAAVSKIMRVQDLILVAQKVRVVTRFRNSIGLAGRMSTRLQPNHPTDDGAGIAASILDGLLYGNGDAVIGINPATDSTAGICELLKMLDAVISRYEIPTQGCILTHVTTSIEAINRGAPLDLVFQSIAGSEAANASFGINLATLQEGYEAGLSQKRGTLGDNLMYFETGQGSALSANAHHGVDQQTCEARAYAVARRYKPLLVNTVVGFIGPEYLYNGKQIIRAGLEDHFCGKLLGVPMGCDICYTNHAEADQDDMDMLLTLLGTAGINFIMGIPGSDDVMLNYQTTSFHDALYVRQVLGLRPAPEFEEWLAKMQILRQDGNRLQLGRELPEAFRRALEQQA; encoded by the coding sequence ATGGCTTACTCGCACAGCGTGGGCGGCACCGCCTGGCGCTTCGACGATCTGCGCGAAGTGATGGCCAAGGCCAGTCCGGCGCGCTCCGGCGACCTGCTCGCCGGGGTCGCGGCGGGCAGCGATGCCGAACGCGTGGCGGCGCAGATGTGCCTGGCCGCAGTGCCACTCAAGCGCTTTCTCGAAGAAGCACTGATTCCCTACGAAAGCGATGAAGTCACCCGGCTGATCATCGACAGCCATGACGCGGCGGCTTTCGCCCCGGTCAGCCACCTGAGCGTGGGCGATTTCCGCAACTGGCTGCTCGGCGAGGAGGCGGACGAAGCCACATTGCGGGCGCTGGCGCCAGGACTGACGCCGGAAATGGTCGCTGCGGTGTCGAAGATCATGCGTGTGCAGGACCTGATTCTGGTGGCGCAGAAGGTGCGCGTCGTCACCCGCTTTCGCAACAGCATCGGTCTGGCCGGGCGCATGTCCACCCGGCTGCAGCCGAACCATCCGACCGACGACGGCGCCGGCATCGCCGCGAGCATTCTCGACGGCCTGCTCTACGGCAATGGCGATGCGGTGATCGGCATCAACCCGGCCACCGACAGCACCGCCGGCATCTGCGAGCTGCTGAAGATGCTCGACGCGGTGATAAGCCGCTACGAGATCCCGACCCAGGGCTGCATCCTCACTCACGTCACCACGTCCATCGAGGCGATCAACCGCGGCGCGCCGCTGGATCTGGTGTTCCAGTCCATCGCCGGCAGCGAGGCGGCCAACGCCAGCTTCGGCATCAACCTGGCGACCCTGCAGGAGGGCTACGAGGCCGGTCTGTCGCAGAAGCGCGGCACCCTCGGCGACAACCTCATGTATTTCGAGACCGGCCAGGGCAGCGCGCTCTCGGCCAACGCCCATCACGGCGTCGATCAGCAGACCTGCGAAGCCCGCGCCTACGCCGTCGCGCGCCGCTACAAGCCGCTGCTGGTGAACACCGTGGTCGGCTTTATCGGCCCGGAATACCTCTACAACGGCAAGCAGATCATTCGCGCCGGTCTGGAGGACCACTTCTGCGGCAAACTGCTCGGCGTGCCCATGGGTTGCGACATCTGCTACACCAACCACGCCGAAGCCGACCAGGACGACATGGACATGCTGCTGACCCTGCTCGGCACGGCGGGCATCAACTTCATCATGGGCATCCCGGGCTCGGATGACGTGATGCTCAACTACCAGACCACTTCCTTCCACGACGCGCTCTACGTGCGCCAGGTGCTGGGCCTACGGCCCGCGCCGGAGTTCGAGGAGTGGCTGGCGAAGATGCAGATTCTCCGGCAGGACGGCAACCGCCTGCAGCTCGGCCGCGAACTGCCCGAAGCCTTCCGCCGGGCGCTGGAGCAGCAGGCATGA
- the eat gene encoding ethanolamine permease has product MALEHSRSTPPHHAIDFETVGSSYFQERELKKGAAGWVLLVGLGVAYVISGDYAGWNFGLAQGGWGGLFIATLLMATMYLCMCFSLAELSSMVPTAGGGYGFARTAFGPLGGFLTGTAILIEYAIAPAAIAVFIGAYCESLFGIGGWAIYLAFYIIFIGIHIFGVGEALKLMFIITAIAALALAVFIVAMVPHFSVDKLLDIAPTTAAGASAFLPYGYVGIWAAIPYAIWFFLAVEGVPLAAEETKNPQRDMPRGLIGAMLILVAFAGLILLVGPGGAGSSTLVASGNPLVEALTTAYGSSTWMSGFVNLVGLAGLIASFFSIIFAYSRQIFALSRAGYLPRKLSLTNQNKAPVLALVIPGVIGFLLSLTGQGDLLILVAVFGATISYVLMMASHIVLRLRRPDLHRPYKTPGGIVTSGVALVLACIAVIAGFLVDPRVVIGAAIIYGIFIAYFAIYSRHHLVAGTPEEEFAAIEKAEASLH; this is encoded by the coding sequence ATGGCCCTCGAACACAGCCGTTCAACGCCACCGCACCATGCAATCGATTTCGAAACCGTTGGCAGTAGCTATTTCCAGGAACGCGAACTGAAGAAAGGCGCCGCCGGCTGGGTGCTGCTGGTCGGTCTTGGCGTCGCCTACGTGATCTCCGGCGACTATGCCGGCTGGAACTTCGGGCTCGCCCAGGGCGGTTGGGGCGGGCTGTTCATCGCCACGTTGCTGATGGCGACCATGTACCTGTGCATGTGCTTCTCGCTGGCCGAGCTGTCCTCGATGGTCCCCACGGCTGGTGGCGGCTACGGCTTCGCCCGCACCGCGTTCGGCCCGCTGGGCGGCTTTCTCACCGGCACGGCGATCCTCATCGAATACGCCATCGCGCCGGCGGCCATCGCCGTGTTCATCGGCGCCTACTGCGAGTCGCTGTTCGGCATCGGCGGCTGGGCGATCTATCTCGCCTTCTACATCATCTTCATCGGCATCCATATCTTCGGCGTCGGCGAGGCGCTGAAGCTGATGTTCATCATCACCGCCATCGCCGCCTTGGCGCTGGCCGTGTTCATCGTCGCGATGGTGCCGCACTTCTCGGTGGACAAGCTGCTCGATATCGCGCCGACCACCGCAGCCGGTGCCAGCGCCTTCCTGCCGTACGGCTACGTCGGTATCTGGGCGGCGATCCCCTACGCGATCTGGTTCTTCCTCGCCGTGGAAGGCGTACCGCTGGCCGCCGAGGAGACCAAGAACCCGCAGCGTGACATGCCGCGCGGCTTGATCGGCGCCATGCTGATTCTGGTCGCCTTCGCCGGGCTGATTCTCTTGGTCGGCCCCGGTGGCGCCGGTTCCAGCACGCTGGTGGCGTCCGGCAATCCGCTGGTGGAGGCACTGACCACCGCCTACGGCTCGTCCACCTGGATGAGCGGCTTCGTCAATCTGGTCGGCCTGGCCGGGCTGATCGCCAGTTTCTTCTCGATCATCTTTGCCTACTCGCGGCAGATCTTCGCGCTATCGCGGGCCGGCTACCTGCCGCGCAAGTTGTCGCTGACCAACCAGAACAAGGCGCCGGTGCTGGCCCTGGTGATCCCTGGCGTGATCGGCTTCCTGCTGTCGCTGACCGGCCAGGGCGACCTGCTGATCCTCGTCGCGGTGTTCGGCGCGACCATCTCCTACGTCTTGATGATGGCCTCGCACATCGTCCTGCGCCTGCGCCGGCCCGACCTGCATCGCCCGTACAAGACCCCTGGCGGCATCGTCACCTCGGGCGTGGCGCTGGTGCTGGCCTGCATCGCGGTCATCGCGGGCTTCCTGGTCGATCCGCGGGTGGTGATCGGCGCCGCGATCATCTACGGGATCTTCATCGCCTACTTCGCGATCTACAGTCGACACCATCTGGTGGCCGGCACGCCGGAAGAGGAATTCGCAGCGATCGAGAAGGCCGAGGCGTCGCTGCACTGA
- a CDS encoding aldehyde dehydrogenase family protein: MRYAHPGSEGAVVSFKSRYGNFINGEFVEPINGQYFTNLSPVNGQPIAEFPRSDAADIEKALDAAHAAADAWGKTSVQARSLILLQIADRIEQNLEMLAITETWDNGKAVRETLNADIPLAADHFRYFAGCIRAQEGTSAEIDEHTAAYHFHEPLGVVGQIIPWNFPILMAAWKLAPALAAGNCVVLKPAEQTPLGIAVLMEVIGDLLPPGVLNVVQGYGREAGEALASSKRIAKIAFTGSTPVGSHIMKRAAESIIPSTVELGGKSPNIYFEDIMQAEPTFIEKAAEGLVLGFFNQGEVCTCPSRALVQESIYAPFMEAVMKKVAQIKRGDPLDTETMVGAQASQQQFDKIMSYLEIAKGEGAEVLTGGAAEKLEGSLATGYYIQPTLLKGTNQMRVFQEEIFGPVIGVTTFKDEAEALAIANDTEYGLGAGVWTRDINRAYRMGRAIKAGRVWTNCYHLYPAHAAFGGYKKSGVGRETHKMILDSYQQTKNLLVSYDINPLGFF; this comes from the coding sequence ATGCGTTACGCCCATCCTGGCAGCGAAGGCGCTGTCGTTTCCTTCAAGTCCCGCTACGGCAACTTCATCAATGGCGAGTTCGTGGAGCCCATCAACGGGCAGTATTTCACCAACCTGTCTCCGGTCAACGGACAGCCGATTGCTGAATTCCCGCGCTCCGACGCCGCCGATATCGAGAAAGCGCTGGACGCCGCCCATGCCGCCGCCGACGCCTGGGGCAAGACCAGCGTGCAGGCGCGCTCGCTGATCCTGTTGCAGATCGCCGACCGCATCGAGCAGAACCTGGAAATGCTCGCCATCACCGAGACCTGGGACAACGGCAAGGCGGTGCGCGAGACGCTGAACGCCGATATCCCGCTGGCGGCCGATCACTTCCGCTATTTCGCCGGCTGCATCCGCGCCCAGGAAGGCACCAGCGCCGAGATCGACGAGCACACCGCGGCCTACCACTTCCACGAGCCGCTGGGCGTGGTGGGGCAGATCATCCCGTGGAATTTCCCGATCCTGATGGCCGCCTGGAAACTCGCCCCGGCACTGGCGGCCGGCAACTGCGTGGTGCTGAAACCGGCCGAGCAGACCCCGCTGGGCATCGCGGTGCTGATGGAGGTGATCGGCGATCTGCTGCCCCCGGGCGTGCTCAACGTCGTGCAGGGCTACGGTCGTGAAGCCGGCGAGGCCCTGGCCTCGAGCAAGCGCATCGCCAAGATCGCCTTCACCGGCTCCACCCCGGTGGGCTCGCACATCATGAAGCGCGCCGCCGAGAGCATCATCCCGAGCACCGTGGAGCTGGGCGGCAAGAGCCCGAACATCTACTTCGAAGACATCATGCAGGCCGAACCGACCTTCATCGAGAAAGCCGCCGAAGGCCTGGTGCTGGGCTTCTTCAACCAGGGCGAGGTGTGCACCTGCCCATCGCGCGCGCTGGTGCAGGAATCCATCTACGCACCCTTCATGGAGGCGGTGATGAAGAAGGTCGCGCAGATCAAGCGCGGCGACCCGCTGGACACCGAGACCATGGTCGGCGCCCAGGCCAGCCAGCAACAGTTCGACAAGATCATGTCCTACCTGGAAATCGCCAAGGGCGAAGGCGCGGAAGTGCTTACCGGCGGCGCGGCGGAGAAGCTCGAAGGCTCGCTCGCGACCGGCTATTACATCCAGCCGACCCTGCTCAAGGGCACCAACCAGATGCGCGTGTTCCAGGAGGAGATCTTCGGCCCGGTGATCGGCGTCACCACCTTCAAGGACGAAGCCGAAGCCCTGGCCATCGCCAACGACACCGAGTACGGCCTCGGCGCCGGCGTCTGGACCCGCGACATCAACCGCGCCTACCGCATGGGCCGGGCGATCAAGGCCGGGCGCGTATGGACCAACTGCTATCACCTCTACCCGGCCCATGCCGCGTTCGGCGGCTACAAGAAGTCCGGCGTCGGTCGCGAAACCCACAAGATGATCCTCGACAGCTACCAGCAGACCAAGAACCTGCTGGTCAGCTATGACATCAACCCACTGGGCTTCTTCTAA
- the mpl gene encoding UDP-N-acetylmuramate:L-alanyl-gamma-D-glutamyl-meso-diaminopimelate ligase, which translates to MHIHILGICGTFMGSLAVLAKELGHRVTGSDANVYPPMSTQLEAQGIELTQGYEPSQLEPAPDLVVIGNALSRGNPAVEYVLNKGLPYVSGPQWLADHVLQGRWVLAAAGTHGKTTTSSMLAWVLEHAGMSPGFLIGGVPQNFGISARLGGTPFFVVEADEYDSAFFDKRSKFVHYRPRTAILNNLEFDHADIFPDLAAIERQFHHLVRTVPGEGLIIHPESETALKRVIEMGCWTPVQTTGEGGQWQANLLSADGSRFEVIFDGAVQGVVEWELTGQHNVNNALATLAAARHVGVLPKQGAEALSEFLSVKRRMEKVAEVNGVTIYDDFAHHPTAIATTLDGLRKRVGDTPIIAVVEPRSNSMKLGAHREGLAESVALADQAIWYAPANLGWDLAATVAGSPVPTTVCDSLEAIIAKVKTDAAPGTQVVVMSNGGFGGLHGKLAEALS; encoded by the coding sequence ATGCATATCCATATTCTCGGCATCTGCGGCACCTTCATGGGGTCGCTCGCGGTGCTGGCCAAGGAACTCGGGCATCGCGTCACCGGCTCCGACGCCAACGTCTATCCACCGATGAGCACCCAACTCGAAGCCCAGGGCATCGAGCTGACCCAAGGCTACGAGCCGAGCCAGCTGGAGCCGGCGCCGGACCTGGTGGTGATCGGCAATGCACTGTCGCGCGGCAACCCGGCGGTGGAGTACGTACTGAACAAGGGCCTGCCCTATGTCTCCGGCCCACAGTGGCTGGCCGATCACGTGCTGCAGGGGCGCTGGGTCCTGGCCGCGGCCGGTACCCATGGCAAGACCACCACCAGCAGCATGCTGGCCTGGGTGCTGGAACATGCCGGCATGAGCCCGGGCTTTCTCATCGGGGGCGTGCCGCAGAACTTCGGCATCTCCGCGCGGCTGGGTGGCACGCCATTCTTCGTGGTCGAGGCCGACGAATACGACAGCGCTTTCTTCGACAAGCGCAGCAAGTTCGTCCACTACCGCCCGCGCACGGCGATCCTGAACAACCTGGAATTCGATCACGCGGACATCTTCCCTGATCTCGCCGCCATCGAGCGGCAGTTCCATCATCTGGTGCGCACGGTGCCGGGTGAGGGACTGATCATCCATCCCGAGTCGGAAACTGCGCTCAAGCGCGTCATCGAAATGGGCTGCTGGACGCCGGTACAGACCACCGGCGAAGGCGGCCAATGGCAGGCCAACCTGCTCAGTGCCGATGGCTCGCGCTTCGAAGTGATCTTCGATGGCGCCGTACAGGGCGTAGTGGAATGGGAGCTGACCGGCCAGCACAACGTAAACAACGCACTGGCAACCCTCGCCGCAGCACGGCATGTCGGCGTGCTGCCGAAGCAGGGCGCCGAGGCGCTGAGCGAGTTCCTGAGCGTCAAGCGACGCATGGAGAAGGTCGCCGAGGTCAACGGCGTGACCATTTACGACGACTTCGCCCATCACCCGACTGCCATCGCCACCACACTCGATGGGCTGCGCAAGCGCGTCGGCGATACGCCGATCATCGCGGTGGTCGAACCGCGCTCCAACTCGATGAAGCTCGGCGCGCATCGCGAGGGGTTGGCGGAGTCGGTGGCGCTGGCCGACCAGGCGATCTGGTACGCACCGGCCAACCTCGGCTGGGATCTCGCCGCGACCGTCGCCGGCTCCCCGGTGCCGACCACGGTCTGCGATTCGCTGGAGGCGATCATCGCCAAGGTGAAAACCGACGCCGCGCCGGGCACTCAGGTGGTGGTGATGAGCAATGGCGGTTTCGGTGGGTTGCACGGCAAGTTGGCTGAGGCGTTGAGCTGA
- the ubiX gene encoding flavin prenyltransferase UbiX, protein MSGPERITLAMTGASGAQYGLRLLDCLIQEDREVHFLISKAAQLVMATETDVVLPAKPQAMQAFLSEYTGAAAGQIRVFAKEDWMAPPASGSGAPTAMVVVPCSTGTLSAIATGACNNLIERAADVALKERRQLILVPREAPYSSIHLENMLKLSNLGVTILPASPGFYHQPQTIDDLVDFVVARILNLLNIPQDMLPRWGEHHIVSDD, encoded by the coding sequence ATGAGCGGACCGGAACGCATCACTTTGGCCATGACCGGCGCATCCGGCGCGCAATACGGCCTGCGCCTGCTCGATTGCCTGATCCAGGAAGACCGCGAGGTGCACTTCCTGATCTCCAAGGCCGCGCAGCTGGTGATGGCCACCGAGACCGACGTGGTGCTGCCGGCCAAGCCGCAGGCCATGCAGGCGTTTCTCTCCGAATACACCGGGGCGGCGGCAGGGCAGATTCGCGTGTTCGCCAAGGAGGACTGGATGGCGCCGCCGGCCTCCGGTTCCGGGGCGCCGACGGCCATGGTCGTCGTTCCCTGTTCCACCGGCACGCTGTCGGCGATCGCCACCGGCGCCTGCAACAACCTGATCGAACGCGCTGCCGACGTGGCCCTCAAGGAACGCCGCCAGCTGATCCTGGTGCCGCGTGAAGCGCCGTACTCCAGCATTCACCTGGAGAACATGCTCAAGCTGTCCAATCTCGGCGTGACCATCCTGCCGGCGTCGCCGGGCTTCTATCACCAGCCGCAGACCATCGATGACCTGGTCGACTTCGTCGTCGCACGCATCCTCAATCTGCTCAACATCCCGCAGGACATGCTGCCGCGCTGGGGCGAGCACCATATCGTCAGCGACGACTGA
- a CDS encoding YceK/YidQ family lipoprotein has protein sequence MIGRALLVLMTLSLLGGCATVRTLDAAKPGAPIIYSGTRLDWYSLNGGCCPMDRFGGMPPKYPALDLPASALVDTLLLPFAVAAELGVGLGVRGGL, from the coding sequence ATGATCGGCCGGGCGCTGCTGGTGCTGATGACGCTGAGCCTGCTCGGCGGTTGCGCCACGGTGCGCACGCTGGATGCGGCCAAGCCTGGCGCGCCGATCATCTACTCCGGCACGCGCCTGGATTGGTACAGCCTCAACGGTGGCTGTTGCCCGATGGATCGTTTCGGTGGCATGCCGCCGAAATATCCCGCGCTGGATCTGCCCGCCAGCGCCCTGGTGGATACGCTGCTGCTGCCCTTCGCCGTGGCGGCGGAGCTGGGCGTCGGGCTCGGCGTGCGCGGCGGTCTTTGA